The Vibrio sp. SNU_ST1 genome has a segment encoding these proteins:
- the hpt gene encoding hypoxanthine phosphoribosyltransferase — translation MKHTVEVMISEQEVQDRVNELGKQITEHYQGSEDLVLVGLLRGSFVFMADLARAIDLTHQVDFMTASSYGNGMESSRDVRILKDLDDDIQGKDVLLVEDIIDTGNTLTKVKEILSLRGPKSIEICTLLDKPSRREVIVDTKWIGFEIPDEFVVGVGIDYAQKYRHLPYIGKVVPQE, via the coding sequence ATGAAGCATACAGTTGAAGTCATGATCTCTGAGCAAGAAGTTCAGGATCGAGTGAACGAACTAGGCAAGCAGATCACGGAGCACTACCAAGGTAGTGAAGATCTAGTTTTAGTTGGCTTATTGCGCGGATCTTTTGTCTTTATGGCGGATCTTGCTCGTGCTATCGATTTAACTCACCAAGTGGATTTCATGACTGCGTCTAGCTACGGCAACGGCATGGAAAGCTCACGTGATGTTCGTATTTTGAAAGACCTTGATGATGATATTCAAGGTAAAGATGTTCTACTTGTAGAAGACATTATCGATACTGGTAACACACTGACTAAAGTAAAAGAGATCCTGAGCCTACGTGGTCCTAAATCTATCGAAATTTGTACGTTATTAGACAAGCCTTCTCGTCGTGAAGTCATTGTAGATACAAAGTGGATTGGTTTTGAAATCCCAGATGAATTTGTTGTTGGTGTGGGTATCGACTACGCACAAAAATATCGTCACCTACCGTACATCGGTAAAGTTGTACCTCAAGAGTAA
- the can gene encoding carbonate dehydratase, with translation MPEIKQLFENNSKWSEEIRAQRPEYFTTLEEGQSPGFLWIGCSDSRVPAERLTGLYSGELFVHRNVANQVVHTDLNCLSVVQYAVDVLKVKHVIVCGHYGCGGVNAAIDNPKLGLINNWLLHIRDNYLKYRKQIESLPREQWGDKLCEINVAEQVYNLGNSTIMQSAWERGQDIEIHGVVYGIGNGKLQDLGVRCSSNDTLENSHLAALDKILSSPILG, from the coding sequence ATGCCAGAGATTAAACAGCTTTTTGAAAACAACTCTAAATGGTCAGAAGAAATTCGAGCTCAACGACCTGAGTATTTTACAACACTTGAAGAGGGCCAAAGCCCCGGTTTTCTATGGATAGGCTGCTCAGATAGCCGCGTTCCGGCCGAGCGTCTCACTGGTTTGTATTCTGGCGAACTGTTTGTTCATCGAAACGTCGCGAACCAAGTAGTTCATACCGACCTAAATTGCCTATCGGTGGTGCAATACGCTGTCGATGTACTCAAAGTGAAACACGTTATTGTTTGTGGTCACTACGGCTGTGGTGGCGTTAACGCGGCGATTGATAACCCTAAACTGGGTCTTATCAACAACTGGCTACTGCACATTCGCGATAACTACCTTAAGTACCGCAAGCAAATTGAATCTCTACCTCGTGAGCAATGGGGTGACAAGTTATGCGAAATTAACGTTGCAGAGCAAGTCTACAACCTTGGTAACTCAACCATCATGCAAAGCGCCTGGGAACGTGGACAAGATATTGAAATCCACGGTGTGGTTTATGGTATTGGTAATGGCAAGCTACAAGATCTTGGTGTTCGTTGCTCAAGTAATGACACGTTAGAAAACAGCCATTTAGCGGCGCTTGATAAAATCCTATCGTCTCCAATCCTAGGTTAA
- a CDS encoding LuxR/HapR/OpaR family quorum-sensing transcriptional regulator: protein MDSITKRPRTRLSPLKRKLQLMEIALEVFSRRGIGRGGHADIADIAQVSVATVFNYFPTREDLVDEVLNHVVRQFSNFLSDNIDLDIHAKENLRNIATEMVTLVAQDSNWLNVWFEWSASTRDEVWPLFVTTNRTNQMLVQNMFSKAIERGEVCDDHDPKHLANLFHGICYSLFIQAKRVDTQEELSTLTDSYLNMLCIYK, encoded by the coding sequence ATGGACTCAATAACGAAGAGACCTAGAACTAGGCTTTCACCCTTAAAAAGAAAACTTCAATTGATGGAAATCGCACTTGAAGTATTCTCTCGCCGTGGCATTGGCCGCGGTGGACACGCTGATATCGCAGACATCGCTCAGGTGTCAGTAGCAACAGTATTTAACTACTTCCCTACCCGTGAAGATCTGGTTGATGAAGTACTTAACCACGTTGTTCGTCAATTCTCGAACTTCCTTTCAGACAACATTGACCTAGATATTCACGCAAAAGAAAATCTACGTAATATTGCGACTGAAATGGTGACTTTAGTGGCTCAAGATAGCAATTGGTTAAATGTATGGTTCGAATGGAGTGCATCAACTCGCGATGAAGTATGGCCACTATTCGTAACCACTAACCGCACCAACCAAATGTTAGTGCAAAACATGTTTAGCAAGGCGATTGAACGCGGCGAAGTCTGTGACGATCACGACCCTAAACATCTAGCAAATCTATTCCACGGCATTTGCTACTCGCTATTCATCCAAGCGAAACGTGTAGATACGCAAGAAGAACTTTCGACCTTGACGGATAGCTACCTAAATATGCTGTGTATTTATAAGTAG